Proteins encoded in a region of the Planococcus shixiaomingii genome:
- a CDS encoding ankyrin repeat domain-containing protein: MKETTYANSLIKQVDQLKQELKRGTNDELFQHLLRIVDKQAKEEIGIIEKAFDQEIFNKVFHLNSRLGEKNLTSEERKKFVNECVELILPHKFIKELNNVLTVQRVWDSYLEFYSNASKSNTFPTIFKRYRADTVVFKAFQESLFGKTNRLMFALENHGRVIKGHFKKLKDIAAERGGKQLFNFGVGIVGTLVAGPFGGIVGRKISGALTSDEEVIQASWAEVDKSWEEVLTVFQSLLNDLEKGYSAIYFTLYGVYIKRVNDDLNTFGYEITDINPDTYELEIGVQESEKEKVINWFTENVQVLEVAFDENKYTFGEHLLQKMQQYIKMNEPVGEVLIDGIKLKDQLLKIKYAYMIAVIEREYWEKKEYIEAVRQYGILLKKLSLQIEGVQGFGNIKVPSISTVVARMIFVCVNKNQKSGRRIFEDFFHYHTLDFENTSVSVQLAKVFEIYKGFTSRKQRIAIAVKKIDFVALSLVYESILRDCHVKEDPISKYLKRRSLIASSKLRLIFKASYSYKEMSMRYKVFKVRYVALFTMVFFLSANSVSFASSGKLLPGVDNGYFSYIENKKIDTNLDYFALKAAILRKDKERVLQMLAIGADANLILADRTTVLSRAITEEEPFSYIKQLLSYGADPNFENEASVNLLKYSLKENNLQVSRELLENGADPNRIIDNVPLVFYAIDSKNEELVKLMLQYKAEVYRGGNKGFDSLGYINAKEDNEEYYPIVLLLLKDYSNVAGYKVEGITMMNAVANNDLITLQSILDMNGNPNELIDGKTILFHAIDDGASFGIFDMLLAAGAKIDSHDKEGKNILSYLASHTQYSHPFYEYFLKKGLDPNSQDNTGKTPLHHAVKQGEQGILELLIEYGADVNAQEKEGLTPLLSAVRQENEDAISFLVKNGANPVIKDKNEVNALMLTLEKGNNKLIKILLPYSQLSKKEFTDMLEQAIENQEVALAELLLEMDTAPRIDEQDGQRYLLQSIADEDIDILKALLEYGINPNFVSEDFTSPIEYAQRKETDEYVDVLLAKGAQPNFAILKSLKGFWGLSSEDPIAAKIYQSGKDFILEEFIEGKSKKYVIDEDLNIKMEDEVTAINTSRDSYSANLPDSFQLTANYDQYSRIEKEEFTSLLEEQREIQKEIALEEKEKAAIRAKIKPLIGKWMSKEKGKEDAYITMDWAEGDTNSIDIDFRVFPYTHTNFYGEQEMKFEKDTVHFTEGIDKAVILNKNTIEYWVDDNHRIYKKIK, from the coding sequence ATGAAAGAAACTACATATGCTAACTCATTAATTAAACAAGTCGATCAGTTAAAACAAGAACTAAAAAGAGGAACAAACGATGAATTATTTCAGCATCTTCTTCGAATCGTTGATAAACAGGCTAAAGAAGAAATTGGTATTATTGAAAAAGCGTTTGATCAAGAAATTTTCAATAAAGTCTTTCACCTAAATAGCCGGTTAGGCGAGAAAAATTTAACTTCCGAAGAACGTAAAAAGTTTGTCAACGAATGTGTTGAGCTGATTTTGCCGCATAAATTTATAAAAGAGCTTAATAATGTTTTAACCGTTCAAAGAGTTTGGGATTCTTACTTAGAGTTTTATAGTAATGCTTCAAAGTCCAATACATTTCCAACAATTTTTAAGCGTTATCGAGCAGATACTGTCGTCTTTAAGGCCTTTCAGGAAAGCTTGTTTGGAAAAACTAATCGATTGATGTTTGCATTAGAAAATCATGGAAGAGTGATTAAAGGCCATTTCAAAAAATTGAAAGACATTGCTGCCGAACGAGGAGGAAAACAATTATTCAATTTTGGAGTAGGTATAGTGGGTACATTAGTAGCCGGTCCCTTCGGTGGAATAGTCGGAAGAAAAATTTCCGGAGCACTCACTAGCGATGAAGAAGTAATTCAGGCATCGTGGGCAGAAGTAGATAAAAGCTGGGAAGAAGTTTTAACTGTCTTCCAATCGTTGCTTAACGATTTGGAAAAAGGTTATTCAGCAATTTATTTCACTTTATATGGTGTATATATTAAAAGAGTAAATGATGACTTGAATACATTCGGTTATGAAATCACTGATATCAATCCCGATACATATGAATTGGAAATTGGAGTTCAGGAATCGGAAAAGGAAAAAGTGATAAATTGGTTCACCGAAAATGTTCAGGTATTAGAAGTGGCATTTGATGAAAATAAGTATACTTTCGGTGAGCATCTTTTGCAGAAAATGCAGCAGTACATTAAAATGAACGAACCAGTAGGGGAAGTATTAATTGATGGTATTAAATTAAAAGATCAACTATTGAAAATCAAATACGCATATATGATTGCTGTAATTGAACGGGAGTACTGGGAGAAAAAAGAATATATAGAAGCGGTAAGGCAATACGGTATTTTGTTAAAAAAACTTTCCTTGCAAATAGAAGGTGTTCAAGGATTCGGGAATATTAAAGTTCCCAGTATTAGCACAGTCGTTGCCAGAATGATTTTTGTGTGTGTGAATAAAAACCAAAAGTCAGGAAGACGGATTTTTGAAGACTTTTTCCATTATCATACTTTGGATTTTGAAAATACTTCGGTTTCGGTTCAACTGGCAAAAGTATTTGAAATTTATAAAGGTTTTACTTCCAGAAAACAAAGAATTGCAATAGCGGTGAAGAAGATAGACTTTGTTGCGTTGTCTTTGGTTTATGAATCAATATTGAGAGATTGTCATGTGAAGGAGGACCCAATCTCTAAATACTTGAAGCGCAGGAGTTTAATTGCTTCCTCAAAACTTCGCTTAATTTTTAAAGCTTCGTATAGCTATAAAGAAATGTCGATGAGGTATAAAGTTTTCAAAGTGAGGTATGTAGCTCTATTTACGATGGTGTTTTTCTTAAGTGCCAATAGTGTTTCATTTGCCAGTAGTGGAAAGCTTTTGCCGGGAGTAGATAACGGTTATTTCTCCTACATTGAAAATAAAAAAATTGACACTAATTTGGACTACTTCGCCCTAAAAGCCGCAATCCTTAGAAAAGACAAAGAAAGAGTGCTGCAAATGTTAGCAATCGGGGCTGATGCTAATCTGATTCTTGCTGACAGAACTACTGTGCTAAGCAGGGCAATTACGGAAGAAGAGCCATTCAGTTACATCAAGCAGCTACTCTCCTACGGCGCAGATCCAAATTTCGAAAATGAAGCTTCTGTTAATTTACTTAAATACAGTTTGAAAGAAAATAATCTGCAAGTCAGCCGTGAGTTGTTGGAGAATGGGGCAGATCCGAACCGTATCATCGATAATGTCCCTTTAGTTTTTTATGCAATCGATTCGAAAAACGAAGAATTAGTAAAACTAATGCTCCAATATAAAGCGGAGGTTTATCGCGGCGGGAACAAGGGGTTTGATTCACTTGGGTATATAAATGCTAAAGAGGACAATGAAGAATATTATCCTATCGTATTATTGCTATTAAAGGATTATTCAAATGTAGCTGGCTATAAAGTCGAAGGTATTACAATGATGAATGCTGTAGCCAACAATGATTTAATAACATTGCAAAGTATATTAGACATGAATGGAAACCCAAACGAACTCATTGATGGTAAGACGATCTTATTCCATGCAATTGATGATGGGGCCTCTTTTGGAATTTTCGATATGCTATTAGCTGCTGGTGCGAAAATCGATTCCCATGATAAGGAAGGGAAAAATATTTTGTCCTATTTAGCTTCTCATACACAATATTCACATCCCTTTTATGAATACTTCTTAAAAAAAGGGCTAGATCCAAACAGCCAGGATAACACAGGAAAGACACCATTGCACCATGCTGTAAAACAAGGCGAGCAAGGGATATTGGAACTATTGATTGAATATGGGGCCGATGTGAATGCCCAAGAAAAAGAAGGACTAACGCCATTACTATCCGCAGTACGTCAAGAAAATGAAGATGCCATTAGTTTCTTGGTGAAAAACGGTGCTAATCCTGTAATCAAAGATAAAAATGAAGTCAATGCGTTGATGCTGACATTGGAAAAAGGGAATAATAAACTAATAAAAATACTGCTGCCTTATAGCCAGTTAAGCAAAAAAGAATTTACGGATATGCTGGAGCAAGCTATTGAAAACCAAGAAGTAGCGTTAGCTGAACTGCTTCTTGAAATGGATACTGCCCCTCGAATTGATGAACAGGATGGCCAAAGGTACTTGCTGCAGTCAATAGCTGATGAAGACATCGACATTCTAAAAGCGTTATTGGAATACGGAATAAACCCGAATTTCGTTTCTGAAGATTTTACTTCGCCAATTGAGTATGCGCAAAGAAAAGAAACAGACGAATATGTTGATGTATTATTAGCGAAAGGTGCGCAGCCTAACTTCGCTATACTGAAAAGCCTTAAAGGATTTTGGGGATTAAGTTCAGAAGATCCTATCGCTGCTAAAATATATCAGTCAGGCAAAGACTTCATCTTAGAAGAATTTATTGAAGGGAAATCTAAAAAATATGTCATTGATGAAGATTTGAATATCAAAATGGAGGACGAAGTTACTGCAATAAATACTTCCAGAGATAGTTATTCGGCTAATCTTCCAGATTCTTTTCAACTTACGGCAAACTATGACCAATATTCGAGGATTGAAAAAGAAGAGTTCACTTCTTTATTAGAAGAACAGAGAGAAATCCAAAAAGAGATAGCCCTAGAAGAAAAAGAGAAAGCAGCGATCAGAGCCAAGATAAAACCTTTAATAGGGAAATGGATGTCTAAAGAAAAGGGGAAAGAAGACGCTTATATTACTATGGATTGGGCTGAAGGTGACACGAATTCTATAGACATAGATTTCCGAGTTTTCCCCTATACTCATACTAATTTCTATGGTGAACAAGAAATGAAATTTGAGAAGGATACCGTTCATTTCACTGAAGGTATCGATAAAGCTGTTATTCTAAACAAAAATACCATTGAATATTGGGTAGACGACAATCATAGAATATATAAAAAAATAAAATGA
- a CDS encoding amidase family protein, producing MEKTTFMLEEATINEIQQAFKDNRLTSVELVQSYLDRIEKYDISGPKINSVLSINPDALKIAEELDDMRGQDGQGSLYGIPVLLKDNIDTADNMPTTAGTIALQDNYALEDAFVATQLRQAGAIILGKVNMSEWAYFMTQNVPSGYSGLGGQVLNPYGVGTFEAGSVGGSSSGTGASIAANFAVVGIGTETSGSILSPASANSIVGIKPTVGLISRTGIIPIAESQDTAGPMARTVADAAITLSVLTGVDERDPATQSSVGKGLTDYTPFLKRDGLKGARIGVDLSFLSETSKEERAVMEQAIEEIKSLGAIVEEVIIPKQEFDSEVLWYEFKRGVNDYLRKVSDEVPVKSLADVIEFNKLDPAVRMKFGQSELEKSLSLSDDPQDPIYVEHRETDLRISAAEGIDVVMARYSLDALLFENNHGAAMPAKAGYPSITVPAGYTKAGKPVGVTFSGLAFSEPRLIELAYSYEQAMKKRVAPRFE from the coding sequence ATGGAAAAAACCACATTCATGCTAGAGGAAGCAACAATCAACGAAATCCAGCAAGCATTCAAAGATAACCGATTAACATCAGTTGAACTCGTGCAGTCCTATTTGGACCGGATCGAAAAATATGATATAAGCGGCCCGAAGATCAATTCGGTTTTGTCGATCAATCCTGATGCATTGAAAATCGCGGAGGAGCTGGATGACATGCGCGGCCAGGATGGACAAGGCTCGTTATACGGGATTCCGGTTTTATTGAAAGACAATATCGATACAGCCGATAATATGCCGACGACAGCGGGAACTATCGCGCTTCAGGATAATTACGCTTTGGAAGATGCCTTTGTGGCGACCCAGCTGCGGCAAGCGGGCGCCATCATCCTTGGCAAGGTCAACATGAGCGAGTGGGCATATTTTATGACGCAAAATGTGCCGAGCGGCTATAGTGGGCTCGGCGGCCAAGTGTTGAACCCATACGGCGTCGGAACGTTCGAAGCGGGTAGCGTCGGTGGATCGAGTTCAGGGACCGGCGCGAGCATTGCAGCGAACTTTGCGGTTGTCGGAATCGGTACGGAAACGTCGGGCTCGATTCTTAGTCCTGCTAGCGCAAACTCGATTGTCGGCATTAAGCCGACGGTCGGTTTGATTAGCCGAACCGGCATCATCCCGATTGCGGAAAGCCAAGATACGGCGGGTCCGATGGCGCGTACGGTTGCGGATGCGGCAATCACGCTTAGTGTGTTGACTGGAGTGGACGAACGGGATCCGGCGACCCAGTCCAGTGTTGGCAAAGGGCTGACTGACTATACGCCTTTCCTGAAAAGGGATGGTTTGAAAGGAGCGCGAATCGGCGTTGACCTTTCTTTCTTGAGCGAAACGAGTAAAGAAGAACGCGCCGTCATGGAACAGGCGATTGAAGAAATAAAATCTCTTGGAGCAATTGTTGAGGAAGTGATTATTCCAAAACAGGAATTCGATTCGGAAGTGCTGTGGTATGAGTTTAAACGCGGGGTAAATGATTACTTGCGCAAAGTTTCCGACGAAGTGCCGGTGAAATCGCTGGCGGATGTCATCGAATTCAACAAGCTGGATCCGGCGGTCCGAATGAAATTCGGCCAAAGCGAACTGGAAAAGTCGCTGAGTTTGAGCGACGATCCACAAGATCCGATTTATGTGGAGCACCGCGAAACCGATCTCCGAATTTCTGCGGCTGAAGGAATTGATGTGGTCATGGCTCGCTACAGTTTGGACGCTTTGTTGTTTGAGAACAACCACGGCGCGGCCATGCCGGCAAAAGCAGGCTATCCATCGATTACGGTGCCAGCTGGCTACACGAAGGCAGGCAAACCGGTAGGCGTCACCTTTAGTGGACTCGCTTTTAGCGAACCGCGATTGATCGAGCTCGCGTATTCTTACGAGCAAGCGATGAAAAAGCGTGTTGCACCTAGGTTTGAATAA